A genomic segment from Nocardiopsis sp. Huas11 encodes:
- a CDS encoding DUF3140 domain-containing protein: MAQHDPEVDEVWDDFHSVVNMPGEELRQWLLTDASGEEAFEQPEPDLNVSGRGEEIVAVLNKRKVDVTDSDVRLMGDVARFVHDALAEPRREDPGWRRRLMSVGHDPLRPDSVWPGEDEATT; this comes from the coding sequence ATGGCTCAGCACGATCCCGAGGTGGACGAGGTCTGGGACGACTTCCACTCCGTGGTGAACATGCCCGGGGAGGAACTACGGCAGTGGTTGCTCACCGACGCCTCGGGAGAGGAGGCGTTCGAACAGCCCGAGCCCGATCTGAACGTCTCCGGCAGGGGCGAGGAGATCGTCGCGGTGCTCAACAAGCGCAAGGTCGACGTCACCGATTCCGACGTGCGCCTGATGGGGGACGTGGCTCGCTTCGTCCATGACGCGCTGGCCGAGCCGCGCCGGGAGGACCCCGGGTGGCGGCGGCGCCTGATGTCGGTCGGCCACGACCCGCTGCGGCCGGACTCGGTCTGGCCGGGCGAGGACGAGGCCACGACGTAG
- a CDS encoding SDR family oxidoreductase: protein MTGTRKPRSDRVALVCGASAGVGRATVREFARRGYMVGLVARGSEGLEAAAGEARAAGTLAVVAEADVADPAAVEEAAERVESELGPIDVWVNAPLVSVIARFTDVSPEEFHRVTDVCYHGYVHGTRAALDRMLPRDTGVVVQVGSALAYRGIPLQAAYCAAKHAVRGFDDSVRAELAGQGSNVRITEVHLPAVNTPQFSWVRSRVGSPTRPVPPVYQPEVAARAIVWAAEHPRRRSTWVGASTIATALGQRLAPRLLDRRLGDTGAESQMREDEGSPPREDNLFRPLDEDRDYGAHGVFDDEARARSLQQELNQRRLGVAAVVAGVCVTAAAGYTALRGRRGAHASHGPRWRTRPGRSKRGGGAWLSTIPRWTRSGTTSTPW, encoded by the coding sequence ATGACGGGCACACGCAAGCCGAGGAGCGACCGGGTCGCGCTCGTCTGCGGAGCGAGCGCCGGTGTGGGCCGGGCGACGGTCCGCGAGTTCGCCCGCCGCGGCTACATGGTCGGGCTCGTCGCTCGGGGCTCCGAAGGGCTGGAGGCGGCGGCCGGGGAGGCCCGGGCCGCGGGGACGCTGGCCGTGGTCGCCGAGGCGGACGTGGCGGACCCCGCGGCCGTGGAGGAGGCGGCCGAGCGCGTCGAGTCGGAACTCGGACCGATCGACGTGTGGGTGAACGCCCCGCTGGTGTCGGTCATCGCCCGCTTCACCGACGTCTCCCCCGAGGAGTTCCACCGGGTGACCGACGTCTGTTATCACGGCTACGTCCACGGCACCCGGGCCGCTCTGGACCGGATGCTGCCCAGGGACACGGGCGTCGTCGTCCAGGTGGGCTCGGCCCTGGCCTACCGGGGGATCCCGCTGCAGGCCGCCTACTGCGCGGCCAAGCACGCCGTGCGGGGCTTCGACGACTCGGTGCGCGCGGAGCTGGCCGGCCAGGGATCGAACGTGCGCATCACGGAGGTGCACCTGCCCGCCGTGAACACGCCGCAGTTCTCGTGGGTGCGCTCGCGCGTGGGCTCCCCCACCCGCCCGGTGCCTCCCGTGTACCAGCCGGAGGTGGCCGCGCGGGCGATCGTGTGGGCCGCCGAGCACCCGCGCCGGCGCAGCACCTGGGTGGGCGCGTCGACCATCGCCACCGCCCTCGGGCAGCGCCTGGCGCCGCGGCTGCTCGACCGCAGGCTCGGGGACACGGGGGCCGAGTCGCAGATGCGCGAGGACGAGGGGTCCCCTCCGAGGGAGGACAACCTGTTCCGCCCCTTGGACGAGGACCGCGACTACGGCGCGCACGGCGTGTTCGACGACGAGGCGCGTGCGCGCAGCCTCCAACAGGAACTGAACCAGCGGCGCCTCGGCGTCGCCGCGGTGGTCGCGGGCGTCTGCGTCACGGCGGCGGCCGGGTACACGGCCCTGCGCGGACGGCGCGGGGCGCACGCGTCGCACGGACCCCGGTGGCGGACGCGGCCGGGCCGGTCGAAGAGAGGAGGAGGAGCATGGCTCAGCACGATCCCGAGGTGGACGAGGTCTGGGACGACTTCCACTCCGTGGTGA
- a CDS encoding glycoside hydrolase family 15 protein, which yields MDGARPEPWIGGHAFLSDCGTAALVAPDGTIDWMCAPHFDSPSLFAGVLDTRRGGGWRLEVEGARPADWRYVEGTLALETHWEGDGVGAVVTDLLAVRRSGPRLCRQGVLVRVVRCLSGRATVVSHVDAAPDYARRAADWRPNGDGVLRESSGALLWGSAPARTAADGSVEYRQELSEGETAAYALDYLGESFGPGGVDCHAFVEQTLAAWRAWSDRTRYDGAGAEHVRQSAIVLRGLLHEESGALIAAPTTSLPEWPGAPRNWDYRYVWHRDAALAVLSFLRLGHGSEARAYLDYLLRTFLRTPETLEPMHTLHGDLPPEETTLDHLDGHVGSRPVRVGNGARDQVQIDVYGHVLDAALSYQQAVGDLSESDLDGLWKIVEVARGMRTSPGQGPWESRGVPRHWTTSRVYLWVCLDRGVQLAELTGHRPPGLAEWREEAHSLHAEILERGLDPESGAFVQSYGGDRVDGSLTRMPIVGFLPGHDQRVVRTLERIDAELGIDTDLLLRYHPVQTHDGLDTEEGAFLLCSFDMVSALVLAGRVEEAERRFQRLCGRGGRLGLFSEEMDADGTMLGNFPQAFSHLALINAAVNLDSAEDVEALHAWARRRAGSRASVQSSSQATPSGREAPA from the coding sequence ATGGACGGGGCCCGGCCCGAACCGTGGATCGGCGGACACGCCTTCCTCTCCGACTGCGGCACGGCCGCCCTCGTGGCGCCGGACGGCACCATCGACTGGATGTGCGCGCCGCACTTCGACTCGCCGTCCCTCTTCGCGGGTGTCCTCGACACCCGCCGCGGCGGAGGGTGGCGTCTGGAGGTGGAGGGCGCCCGCCCCGCGGACTGGCGCTATGTCGAGGGCACTCTGGCCCTGGAGACCCACTGGGAGGGCGACGGCGTCGGCGCGGTGGTGACCGACCTGCTGGCCGTACGGCGGTCGGGTCCCCGGCTGTGCCGCCAGGGCGTGCTGGTGCGCGTGGTGCGCTGCCTCTCGGGCCGCGCCACCGTGGTCTCCCACGTGGACGCGGCCCCCGACTACGCCCGCCGCGCCGCCGACTGGCGGCCGAACGGTGACGGCGTCCTACGGGAGAGCTCCGGCGCCCTGCTGTGGGGATCCGCGCCGGCTCGCACCGCCGCCGACGGTTCCGTGGAGTACCGCCAGGAGCTCTCCGAGGGCGAGACCGCCGCGTACGCCCTCGACTACCTCGGCGAGTCCTTCGGTCCCGGCGGGGTCGACTGCCACGCCTTCGTCGAACAGACCCTGGCGGCCTGGCGGGCCTGGTCCGACCGGACCCGCTACGACGGCGCCGGAGCCGAGCACGTCCGCCAGAGCGCCATCGTGCTGCGCGGGCTCCTGCACGAGGAGTCCGGGGCCCTGATCGCCGCTCCGACGACCTCCCTGCCGGAATGGCCCGGCGCGCCCCGGAACTGGGACTACCGCTACGTCTGGCACCGGGACGCGGCCCTGGCCGTGCTGTCCTTCCTGCGCCTCGGCCACGGGTCGGAGGCCCGCGCGTACCTCGACTACCTGTTGCGTACGTTCCTGCGCACACCCGAGACCCTCGAACCCATGCACACCCTCCACGGTGACCTCCCACCGGAGGAGACGACCCTCGACCACCTCGACGGGCACGTCGGCAGCCGTCCCGTGCGCGTCGGCAACGGCGCCCGCGACCAGGTCCAGATCGACGTGTACGGCCACGTCCTCGACGCGGCGCTCTCGTACCAGCAGGCCGTGGGCGACCTCTCCGAGAGCGATCTCGACGGGCTCTGGAAGATCGTGGAGGTGGCCCGCGGCATGCGCACGAGCCCCGGCCAGGGGCCGTGGGAGTCACGCGGGGTGCCCCGGCACTGGACCACGTCCCGCGTGTACCTGTGGGTCTGCCTGGACCGGGGGGTCCAGCTCGCGGAGCTGACCGGCCATCGGCCGCCGGGGCTGGCCGAGTGGCGGGAGGAGGCCCACTCGCTGCACGCGGAGATCCTCGAACGGGGGCTCGACCCCGAGTCGGGCGCCTTCGTGCAGTCCTACGGCGGGGACAGGGTGGACGGATCCCTGACCCGCATGCCGATCGTCGGCTTCCTGCCGGGCCATGACCAGCGGGTCGTGCGCACGCTGGAGCGCATCGACGCCGAACTCGGCATCGACACCGACCTTCTGCTGCGCTACCACCCGGTCCAGACCCATGACGGGCTCGACACCGAGGAGGGGGCCTTCCTCCTGTGTTCGTTCGACATGGTCTCCGCGCTCGTGCTCGCGGGCCGCGTCGAGGAGGCCGAGCGCCGCTTCCAGCGGTTGTGCGGCCGGGGCGGTCGGCTCGGGCTGTTCTCCGAGGAGATGGACGCGGACGGCACCATGCTCGGCAACTTCCCCCAGGCCTTCTCCCACCTGGCGCTGATCAACGCCGCGGTCAACCTGGACTCCGCGGAGGATGTCGAGGCCCTGCACGCGTGGGCACGCCGCCGAGCGGGTAGCCGGGCGAGTGTGCAGAGCAGTTCGCAGGCGACACCGTCAGGGAGGGAGGCGCCGGCATGA
- a CDS encoding DUF1360 domain-containing protein, which translates to MTDPKEKIEQEAQAYRDGSEQPLGGYAAVVAGYTALVAAGVLAARATGRRGVAANVGPWDLALMGLTTHKFSRLLAKDPVTSPLRALFTRYRGVSGPSELEEEVRDESGRRAVGELITCPFCTAQWVATGYVFGLAFAPGLTRAAGAVFSAVAVSDWLQLGYARLQQVQE; encoded by the coding sequence ATGACCGACCCCAAGGAGAAGATCGAACAGGAGGCGCAGGCCTACCGCGACGGAAGCGAGCAGCCCCTGGGCGGATACGCCGCCGTCGTGGCGGGATACACGGCGCTGGTGGCCGCGGGTGTGCTGGCGGCGCGTGCGACCGGGCGCCGGGGCGTGGCGGCGAACGTGGGGCCGTGGGACCTGGCGCTCATGGGCCTGACCACCCACAAGTTCTCCCGGCTGCTGGCCAAGGATCCGGTGACCAGTCCGCTCCGCGCGCTCTTCACCCGGTACCGCGGTGTCTCCGGGCCGTCCGAGCTGGAGGAGGAGGTCCGCGACGAGAGCGGGCGCCGCGCGGTGGGCGAGCTGATCACCTGCCCGTTCTGCACCGCGCAGTGGGTCGCGACCGGGTACGTCTTCGGACTCGCGTTCGCCCCCGGACTCACCCGCGCCGCGGGGGCGGTCTTCAGCGCCGTGGCGGTGTCGGACTGGCTGCAACTCGGGTACGCGCGCCTGCAGCAGGTCCAGGAGTGA
- a CDS encoding alpha/beta fold hydrolase: MGTERTTDTVAGAAMAAWGVPGRTPAVVCVHGAGVTSRQMAPLLSAFDGRTEAWAVDLPGFGSSDAGGRRWTVPDLADALVEWTRERGLTDPCLLGLSLGTQVVAEAAARHSQDVGSVVLVGPTTDPEARSMPRLALRLLWNNLYEPPSVVTQSLRDYRETGPGRAARSWTASRDHRIELVLPDVPQPALVVRGSKDRVCPGPWAEDAARLLPRGRLVTVPGQPHALSWASPGRLARLVERFLAEGRG, from the coding sequence ATGGGAACCGAACGGACCACGGACACGGTGGCGGGGGCCGCCATGGCCGCGTGGGGGGTGCCCGGCCGCACTCCGGCGGTGGTGTGCGTGCACGGCGCGGGGGTCACCTCCCGGCAGATGGCACCACTGCTGTCGGCCTTCGACGGGCGGACCGAGGCGTGGGCGGTGGACCTGCCAGGCTTCGGCTCCAGCGACGCGGGCGGACGCCGGTGGACCGTGCCCGACCTGGCCGACGCGCTCGTGGAGTGGACGCGTGAGCGCGGGCTGACCGACCCCTGTCTGCTCGGCCTGTCCCTGGGCACCCAGGTGGTGGCGGAGGCGGCGGCCCGGCACTCCCAGGACGTGGGCTCCGTCGTGCTGGTCGGACCCACCACCGATCCCGAGGCGCGGTCGATGCCGCGTCTGGCGCTGCGACTGCTCTGGAACAACCTGTACGAACCCCCCTCCGTCGTCACGCAGAGCCTGCGCGACTACCGCGAGACCGGTCCCGGCCGGGCGGCGCGCAGTTGGACGGCGAGCCGTGACCACCGCATCGAGCTGGTCCTGCCGGATGTGCCGCAGCCCGCCCTGGTCGTACGCGGATCCAAGGACCGGGTGTGTCCGGGCCCCTGGGCCGAGGACGCCGCGCGCCTGCTGCCGCGCGGACGCCTGGTGACCGTCCCCGGGCAGCCCCACGCGCTGTCCTGGGCGAGCCCGGGACGGCTGGCGCGCCTCGTCGAGCGCTTCCTGGCCGAGGGGCGCGGATGA
- a CDS encoding aromatic acid exporter family protein, translated as MGEQLMEGLRRAVRGRGRERERAVLILRSVIASTLAWAVAAQLVDTSQVAFAPFSALLVVRPSVYRSVLDSGRYVAAVFLGALLAGAAGITVGVQLWAFVLVVLVALILGQASLFRDQGRQIPVVAAFAFAGGSAASASEIGELLLMVCVGSGSALLTQLVLAPSVRFRDAEDAVRGFADSLAYLVDEIANGMREGRDGLDTRRWVRMAQSLSSTRENARAAVERQDERVRLNPRRVLMRSGSTVSLGTYRKWIAAMDRASWHLRSITSTLDTLERGTSRLPAESEGFLRVYGDLLDAVSDVLWTLHEDRAWESDRVPEGLSRRLDRALEVVDRCRTDLERGESGSHWHVRGSLLTDVERLLHELQEGRSDAEDE; from the coding sequence GTGGGCGAACAGCTGATGGAGGGACTGCGACGCGCCGTCAGAGGCCGCGGGCGCGAGCGCGAGCGGGCGGTCCTCATCCTGCGCAGCGTCATCGCCAGCACACTGGCGTGGGCGGTGGCGGCCCAGCTCGTGGACACCTCGCAGGTGGCGTTCGCGCCGTTCTCCGCACTGCTCGTGGTCCGCCCGAGCGTCTACCGGTCCGTGCTCGACTCCGGCCGCTACGTCGCGGCGGTCTTCCTGGGGGCGCTGCTGGCCGGAGCCGCCGGGATCACCGTCGGCGTGCAGCTGTGGGCGTTCGTCCTGGTCGTCCTGGTGGCCCTGATCCTCGGGCAGGCCTCCCTCTTCCGGGACCAGGGACGCCAGATCCCCGTGGTGGCGGCGTTCGCGTTCGCCGGGGGATCCGCGGCGAGCGCGTCGGAGATCGGCGAACTGCTGCTCATGGTCTGCGTCGGCTCGGGTTCGGCCCTGCTGACCCAGCTCGTCCTCGCCCCGTCCGTGCGCTTCCGTGACGCGGAGGACGCCGTGCGCGGGTTCGCCGACTCCCTCGCCTACCTGGTCGACGAGATCGCCAACGGGATGCGCGAGGGGCGGGACGGCCTGGACACCCGCCGATGGGTCCGTATGGCCCAAAGCCTTTCCTCCACGAGGGAGAACGCCCGGGCCGCCGTGGAACGCCAGGACGAACGGGTCCGGCTCAACCCGCGCCGGGTCCTGATGAGGAGCGGATCCACGGTCAGCCTGGGGACCTATCGGAAGTGGATCGCCGCCATGGACCGCGCGTCCTGGCACCTGCGGTCCATCACGAGCACGCTGGACACCCTGGAGCGGGGCACGAGCCGGCTGCCCGCCGAGAGCGAGGGCTTCCTGCGCGTGTACGGCGATCTGCTGGACGCCGTCTCGGACGTCCTGTGGACGCTGCACGAGGACCGGGCCTGGGAGAGCGACCGGGTGCCGGAAGGCCTGAGCCGACGGCTGGACCGCGCCCTGGAGGTCGTCGACCGGTGCCGGACGGACCTGGAACGCGGCGAGAGCGGGAGCCACTGGCACGTGCGCGGATCGCTGCTCACCGACGTCGAGCGCCTGCTGCACGAGCTCCAGGAGGGCCGGTCGGACGCCGAGGACGAGTGA
- a CDS encoding spermidine synthase yields the protein MSLRIQELGWRATPMGEISLRRRWDPAARTDVYEIKLDDEFLMSSLFVAAEVEVARIALAELRSAGPPPEGGFDVAVGGLGLGHTALTVLNDDGVGSLVVVEALQEVIDWHEEKLIPAGETLTADPRCHLSQGDFFARAADPEGGLAGAEGPPSRVVDRPDVERPHGRWRATGGLGPSSPGARFHAVVVDIDHSPRHLLNPAHAPFYEPEGTRRLAEHVRPGGVFTLWSNDPPDEAYLDVLRGEFTGVRAEVVSFPNPYQDRPATNTVYVATKPRD from the coding sequence ATGAGTCTTCGCATCCAGGAACTGGGCTGGCGCGCCACCCCGATGGGGGAGATCAGCCTGCGCCGGCGCTGGGACCCCGCCGCGCGCACCGACGTCTACGAGATCAAGCTCGACGACGAGTTCCTCATGTCGAGCCTGTTCGTCGCCGCTGAGGTGGAGGTCGCCCGGATCGCCCTCGCCGAACTGCGGTCCGCGGGCCCGCCTCCCGAAGGCGGCTTCGACGTCGCCGTGGGCGGGCTCGGCCTCGGCCACACCGCGCTCACCGTCCTGAACGACGACGGCGTCGGCTCCCTCGTGGTGGTGGAGGCGCTCCAGGAGGTGATCGACTGGCACGAGGAGAAGCTCATCCCGGCCGGGGAGACGCTGACCGCCGACCCGCGCTGCCACCTGTCGCAGGGCGACTTCTTCGCACGCGCGGCCGATCCGGAGGGCGGGTTGGCTGGGGCCGAAGGCCCTCCGTCGAGGGTGGTGGACCGTCCCGACGTGGAGCGCCCCCACGGGCGATGGCGGGCGACGGGCGGGCTGGGGCCGAGTTCGCCCGGAGCGCGCTTCCACGCGGTGGTCGTGGACATCGACCACTCGCCCCGCCACCTGCTCAACCCCGCCCACGCGCCCTTCTACGAACCGGAGGGGACACGGCGGCTCGCCGAGCACGTGCGTCCCGGGGGCGTGTTCACCCTGTGGTCCAACGATCCGCCGGACGAGGCCTATCTCGACGTCCTGCGCGGGGAGTTCACCGGGGTGCGCGCGGAGGTCGTCAGCTTCCCCAACCCGTACCAGGACCGCCCCGCCACCAACACCGTCTACGTGGCGACGAAGCCGCGCGACTGA
- a CDS encoding sorbosone dehydrogenase family protein gives MAHRGHRTRTAAALGVLLLTGACATDGEPTSEPGGYGPPGQEGTEAEGTGSGEPGEPGEPTDLATGLDVPWGVGFLPDGSALIAQRDSAEVAYVAPDGAVTGAGSVEGVVPGGEGGLLGLAVDPEFPEDPYVYVYYTAESDNRIDRIEYDADENRLAGAEAVLDGLPKAGNHNGGRIAFGPDGFLYVGTGDAAQGALAQDTDSPAGKILRVTEDGEPAEGNPFDNYVYSYGHRNVQGLAWDGDGRLYATEFGANELDEVNLIEPGANYGWPEVEGPGGGDEYTDPLVTWSPEEASPSGAAIAGGALWTAALRGERLWRIPLDGEGGLGEPEAYFEGDHGRLRTVVAEPGGEALWLTTSNHDGRGSPADEDDRVLRVPLE, from the coding sequence ATGGCGCATCGCGGACACCGCACCAGAACCGCCGCGGCGCTCGGCGTCCTGCTGTTGACGGGCGCGTGCGCGACGGACGGCGAACCCACGTCGGAACCCGGGGGGTACGGGCCACCGGGACAGGAGGGCACGGAGGCCGAGGGCACCGGATCCGGGGAACCCGGCGAGCCCGGTGAGCCCACCGACCTGGCCACCGGCCTCGACGTTCCGTGGGGGGTGGGCTTCCTGCCGGACGGATCGGCCCTGATCGCCCAGCGCGACTCCGCCGAGGTCGCGTACGTGGCCCCCGACGGCGCCGTGACCGGGGCCGGGAGCGTGGAGGGGGTCGTGCCCGGCGGCGAGGGCGGACTCCTCGGGCTGGCCGTCGATCCCGAGTTCCCCGAGGACCCGTACGTGTACGTCTACTACACGGCGGAGTCCGACAACCGGATCGACCGGATCGAGTACGACGCGGACGAGAACCGTCTGGCCGGGGCCGAGGCCGTCCTGGACGGCCTGCCGAAGGCGGGCAACCACAATGGCGGCCGCATCGCCTTCGGCCCCGACGGATTCCTGTACGTGGGCACCGGCGACGCCGCCCAGGGGGCGCTGGCCCAGGACACCGACTCGCCGGCGGGCAAGATCCTGCGTGTCACCGAGGACGGTGAGCCCGCTGAGGGCAACCCCTTCGACAACTACGTGTACAGCTACGGGCACCGCAACGTGCAGGGCCTGGCCTGGGACGGCGACGGGCGCCTGTACGCCACCGAGTTCGGGGCCAACGAACTGGACGAGGTCAACCTGATCGAGCCGGGCGCGAACTACGGGTGGCCCGAGGTGGAGGGACCCGGGGGCGGGGACGAGTACACCGATCCCCTGGTGACGTGGTCGCCCGAGGAGGCCTCGCCCAGCGGCGCGGCCATCGCGGGCGGCGCCCTGTGGACGGCCGCGCTGCGCGGCGAGCGCCTGTGGCGGATCCCCCTGGACGGCGAGGGCGGACTCGGCGAGCCGGAGGCCTACTTCGAGGGCGACCACGGCCGCCTGCGCACGGTGGTCGCCGAGCCGGGCGGCGAAGCGCTGTGGCTCACCACGAGCAACCACGACGGGCGCGGCTCGCCCGCCGACGAGGACGACCGCGTGCTGCGGGTCCCGCTGGAGTGA
- a CDS encoding glycoside hydrolase family 9 protein, producing the protein MTVPTRALALSACAALTCGLLTAAPAQAADDPVEQIVNGDFSDGATGWWASSGIEMSVVDGALCADVPGGTDNPWDAIIGQDGVHLEADESYDFTYTASGADGVVVRTLVQEPVDPWRTQLDERPALGADPATYGHVFTASTDLPDAQVAFQIGGAAQDWTFCLDDVSLLGGAEPPVYEPDTGPRVRVNQVGYLPQGPKNATVVTDAEQPLDWELADAEGAVVADGETVPEGVDPSSDQNVHSLDFSGFTEAGTGFTVTADGETSHPFDIAAEPYADLATDALDFYYTQRSGIEISDEIAPGYGRPAGHAGVEPNQGDTEVTCHPDTPCDYSLDVSGGWYDAGDHGKYVVNGGISVHQLMSVYERAHHAPTGDPDRVADSTLAVPERDNGVPDVLDEARWEMEFLLSMQVPEGEELAGMAHHKVHDAAWTGLPLMPDRDPQPRYLHPPSTAATLNLAATAAQCARVFAPYDADFADTCERAGEAAWDAALEHPDRFATAGGEGGGPYDDDTVADEFYWAAAELYLATGAAEYEDAVTGAELHTGEAFTDAAFDWRWTAPLGRLQLATVPNALDDREDVRASVVAAADDYLAAADEHPYGLVLNPEDGVLVWGSNGLVLNTMVVLATAYDLTGDARYRDAVLEGMDYVLGRNALNQSYVTGYGENDAVNQHSRWYAAQLDPSLPNPPDGTLSGGPNSDTATWDPVSQANLAGCAPQFCYIDHIDAWSTNELTINWNSALAWVSAFVTDQGEAALPAASTCEVDYTVHGAWDSGFTTQVTIRNTGDEPVADWELGWSFTGGQSAGRHWSGELEQSGPRVSTRSLDWNGSIDPGEEATFGFVGTRSGGPAPAPELFRLNGAVCG; encoded by the coding sequence ATGACCGTCCCGACCAGGGCGCTCGCGCTCAGCGCGTGCGCCGCCCTCACCTGCGGCCTCCTCACGGCCGCACCCGCCCAGGCCGCCGACGATCCCGTCGAGCAGATCGTCAACGGCGACTTCTCCGACGGCGCCACCGGCTGGTGGGCCAGTTCCGGCATCGAGATGAGCGTCGTCGACGGCGCCCTGTGCGCCGACGTCCCCGGCGGAACCGACAATCCATGGGACGCCATCATCGGCCAGGACGGCGTCCACCTCGAAGCCGACGAGTCCTACGACTTCACCTACACCGCCTCGGGCGCCGACGGCGTCGTGGTGCGGACGCTCGTCCAGGAACCCGTCGACCCCTGGCGCACCCAGCTGGACGAACGCCCGGCCCTGGGCGCCGACCCGGCCACCTACGGCCACGTCTTCACCGCCTCCACGGACCTGCCGGACGCCCAGGTCGCCTTCCAGATCGGCGGCGCCGCCCAGGACTGGACCTTCTGCCTGGACGACGTGTCCCTGCTCGGCGGGGCCGAACCTCCCGTGTACGAGCCCGACACAGGCCCGCGCGTGCGCGTCAACCAGGTCGGCTACCTGCCCCAGGGCCCCAAGAACGCCACCGTGGTCACCGACGCCGAACAGCCCCTGGACTGGGAACTGGCCGACGCCGAGGGCGCGGTCGTCGCCGACGGAGAGACCGTCCCCGAAGGCGTGGACCCGAGTTCGGACCAGAACGTCCACTCGCTCGACTTCAGCGGTTTCACCGAGGCGGGCACCGGCTTCACCGTGACCGCGGACGGCGAGACGAGCCACCCGTTCGACATCGCCGCCGAACCCTACGCCGACCTGGCGACCGACGCCCTGGACTTCTACTACACCCAGCGCAGCGGCATCGAGATCAGCGACGAGATCGCCCCCGGCTACGGCCGTCCGGCGGGCCACGCCGGCGTGGAGCCCAACCAGGGCGACACCGAGGTCACCTGCCATCCGGACACGCCGTGCGACTACTCCCTGGACGTGTCCGGCGGCTGGTACGACGCCGGTGACCACGGCAAGTACGTGGTGAACGGCGGGATCTCCGTCCACCAGCTGATGAGCGTGTACGAGCGCGCCCACCACGCCCCCACCGGAGACCCCGACCGGGTCGCCGACTCCACGTTGGCGGTCCCCGAACGCGACAACGGCGTGCCCGACGTCCTGGACGAGGCCCGCTGGGAGATGGAGTTCCTGCTCAGCATGCAGGTGCCCGAGGGCGAGGAACTCGCGGGGATGGCGCACCACAAGGTGCACGACGCCGCGTGGACCGGCCTGCCGCTCATGCCCGACCGCGACCCCCAGCCCCGCTACCTGCACCCGCCGTCGACGGCGGCGACCCTGAACCTGGCCGCCACCGCCGCCCAGTGCGCCCGGGTGTTCGCGCCCTACGACGCCGACTTCGCCGACACCTGCGAGCGGGCGGGCGAGGCCGCGTGGGACGCGGCACTGGAGCACCCCGACCGCTTCGCGACGGCCGGCGGCGAGGGCGGCGGCCCCTACGACGACGACACCGTGGCCGACGAGTTCTACTGGGCGGCGGCCGAGCTGTACCTCGCCACGGGCGCGGCCGAGTACGAGGACGCCGTGACCGGTGCGGAGCTGCACACCGGTGAGGCCTTCACCGACGCCGCCTTCGACTGGCGCTGGACCGCGCCCCTGGGCCGGCTCCAGCTCGCGACCGTCCCCAACGCCCTCGACGACCGCGAGGACGTCCGCGCGTCCGTGGTCGCCGCCGCCGACGACTACCTCGCGGCCGCCGACGAGCACCCCTACGGACTGGTCCTGAACCCCGAGGACGGGGTCCTCGTATGGGGCTCCAACGGTCTGGTCCTCAACACCATGGTCGTCCTGGCGACCGCCTACGACCTGACCGGGGACGCGCGCTACCGCGACGCCGTCCTGGAGGGGATGGACTACGTGCTGGGGCGCAACGCGCTCAACCAGTCCTACGTCACCGGGTACGGCGAGAACGACGCGGTCAACCAGCACAGCCGGTGGTACGCCGCCCAGCTGGACCCGTCACTGCCGAACCCGCCCGACGGCACCCTGTCGGGCGGACCGAACTCCGACACCGCCACCTGGGACCCGGTCAGCCAGGCCAACCTGGCCGGGTGCGCACCGCAGTTCTGCTACATCGACCACATCGACGCGTGGTCGACCAACGAGCTGACCATCAACTGGAACTCGGCTCTGGCGTGGGTGTCCGCGTTCGTCACCGACCAGGGCGAGGCGGCCCTCCCGGCCGCGTCGACGTGCGAGGTGGACTACACGGTGCACGGCGCGTGGGACAGCGGGTTCACCACCCAGGTGACGATCCGCAACACCGGGGACGAGCCCGTGGCCGACTGGGAGCTCGGGTGGTCGTTCACCGGCGGACAGTCGGCGGGCCGGCACTGGAGCGGTGAGCTGGAGCAGTCCGGGCCCCGGGTGAGCACGCGGAGTCTGGACTGGAACGGGTCGATCGACCCCGGCGAGGAGGCGACGTTCGGCTTCGTCGGAACGCGCTCGGGCGGACCGGCTCCGGCCCCCGAGCTCTTCCGGCTCAACGGCGCGGTCTGCGGCTGA